In Populus alba chromosome 1, ASM523922v2, whole genome shotgun sequence, a single window of DNA contains:
- the LOC118043417 gene encoding cold-responsive protein kinase 1 isoform X1, translating to MIYGLFLQGWELILVEAFIRLSNLVMSCLFSFCKGKGVSKARQTLEADDEVSESQNICCYTHRELQRATDNFNSANKVGEGGFGSVYKGILKDGTVAAIKVLSAESRQGLREFLTEIKVIADIEHNNLVKLYGYCADGNHRILVYGYLENNSLAQTLLGGGHSSIKFSWSTRRKICVGVARGLAFLHEEVQPHIVHRDIKASNILLDSELEPKISDFGLAKLFPSHLTHISTQVAGTTGYLAPEYAIRGQLTRKADIYSFGILLLEIVSGRSNTNWRLPTEEQCLLKRVWVFYEKGELVNLVDTSLGRDYDAEEACKYLKIGLLCTQEVSKLRPLMSNVVSMLMGEMDVNDKISKPGLLSEFRGFKGDKKQKDREQNDKWETKKSSPNSSKLEGSSSSSRMATSYATMTFNSIYDRSN from the exons ATGATTTATGGCTTATTTTTGCAGGGCTGGGAATTGATTTTGGTGGAGGCATTCATTCGTCTAAGCAATCTGGTGATGAgttgtttattttcattttgcaaAGGGAAGGGAGTTTCAAAAGCTAGACAAACTCTAGAAGCTGATGATG AGGTTTCGGAGTCACAGAACATTTGCTGTTACACTCATAGGGAATTGCAAAGGGCAACTGACAACTTTAATTCAGCCAATAAAGTTGGAGAGGGAGGTTTCGGTTCTGTCTACAAG GGAATACTTAAAGATGGCACCGTGGCTGCCATAAAGGTGCTGTCAGCTGAATCAAGGCAAGGTTTACGGGAGTTCTTAACAGAAATAAAAGTGATAGCAGATATAGAGCACAATAACCTGGTTAAATTGTATGGTTATTGTGCAGATGGAAACCATAGAATTTTGGTCTATGGCTACCTTGAGAATAACAGCCTTGCACAAACACTTCTCG GTGGAGGCCATAGCAGTATCAAATTCAGTTGGTCTACAAGGCGCAAAATATGCGTTGGAGTTGCACGAGGGCTTGCATTCCTTCATGAGGAAGTCCAGCCACATATTGTTCATAGGGATATTAAAGCAAGTAACATTCTCCTTGATAGTGAGCTCGAGCCCAAAATATCAGACTTTGGTCTTGCAAAACTTTTCCCATCCCACCTGACTCATATAAGCACACAAGTTGCTGGAACTAC AGGATATCTGGCTCCAGAATATGCAATTCGAGGTCAGCTGACAAGGAAAGCTGATATTTACAGTTTCGGTATTCTATTGTTGGAAATTGTTAGTGGGAGGTCCAACACAAATTGGCGGTTGCCCACAGAAGAGCAATGCCTGCTTAAAAGG GTATGGGTATTTTATGAGAAAGGGGAGCTGGTTAACTTGGTGGACACATCGTTGGGAAGGGATTATGATGCTGAAGAGGCTTGCAAGTACCTGAAGATAGGTCTTCTTTGCACCCAGGAAGTGTCAAAGTTGCGTCCCTTGATGTCTAATGTTGTCTCGATGTTAATGGGTGAGATGGATGTGAATGACAAGATATCAAAGCCTGGCTTGCTGTCTGAATTCAGGGGTTTCAAAGGTGACAAAAAGCAGAAAGACAGAGAACAGAATGACAAGTGGGAAACGAAGAAATCATCTCCAAATTCAAGCAAGCTCGAaggttcatcttcttcatcaagaaTGGCCACTTCATATGCTACCATGACCTTCAACTCAATATATGACCGGAGCAATTAA
- the LOC118043417 gene encoding cold-responsive protein kinase 1 isoform X2 gives MSCLFSFCKGKGVSKARQTLEADDEVSESQNICCYTHRELQRATDNFNSANKVGEGGFGSVYKGILKDGTVAAIKVLSAESRQGLREFLTEIKVIADIEHNNLVKLYGYCADGNHRILVYGYLENNSLAQTLLGGGHSSIKFSWSTRRKICVGVARGLAFLHEEVQPHIVHRDIKASNILLDSELEPKISDFGLAKLFPSHLTHISTQVAGTTGYLAPEYAIRGQLTRKADIYSFGILLLEIVSGRSNTNWRLPTEEQCLLKRVWVFYEKGELVNLVDTSLGRDYDAEEACKYLKIGLLCTQEVSKLRPLMSNVVSMLMGEMDVNDKISKPGLLSEFRGFKGDKKQKDREQNDKWETKKSSPNSSKLEGSSSSSRMATSYATMTFNSIYDRSN, from the exons ATGAgttgtttattttcattttgcaaAGGGAAGGGAGTTTCAAAAGCTAGACAAACTCTAGAAGCTGATGATG AGGTTTCGGAGTCACAGAACATTTGCTGTTACACTCATAGGGAATTGCAAAGGGCAACTGACAACTTTAATTCAGCCAATAAAGTTGGAGAGGGAGGTTTCGGTTCTGTCTACAAG GGAATACTTAAAGATGGCACCGTGGCTGCCATAAAGGTGCTGTCAGCTGAATCAAGGCAAGGTTTACGGGAGTTCTTAACAGAAATAAAAGTGATAGCAGATATAGAGCACAATAACCTGGTTAAATTGTATGGTTATTGTGCAGATGGAAACCATAGAATTTTGGTCTATGGCTACCTTGAGAATAACAGCCTTGCACAAACACTTCTCG GTGGAGGCCATAGCAGTATCAAATTCAGTTGGTCTACAAGGCGCAAAATATGCGTTGGAGTTGCACGAGGGCTTGCATTCCTTCATGAGGAAGTCCAGCCACATATTGTTCATAGGGATATTAAAGCAAGTAACATTCTCCTTGATAGTGAGCTCGAGCCCAAAATATCAGACTTTGGTCTTGCAAAACTTTTCCCATCCCACCTGACTCATATAAGCACACAAGTTGCTGGAACTAC AGGATATCTGGCTCCAGAATATGCAATTCGAGGTCAGCTGACAAGGAAAGCTGATATTTACAGTTTCGGTATTCTATTGTTGGAAATTGTTAGTGGGAGGTCCAACACAAATTGGCGGTTGCCCACAGAAGAGCAATGCCTGCTTAAAAGG GTATGGGTATTTTATGAGAAAGGGGAGCTGGTTAACTTGGTGGACACATCGTTGGGAAGGGATTATGATGCTGAAGAGGCTTGCAAGTACCTGAAGATAGGTCTTCTTTGCACCCAGGAAGTGTCAAAGTTGCGTCCCTTGATGTCTAATGTTGTCTCGATGTTAATGGGTGAGATGGATGTGAATGACAAGATATCAAAGCCTGGCTTGCTGTCTGAATTCAGGGGTTTCAAAGGTGACAAAAAGCAGAAAGACAGAGAACAGAATGACAAGTGGGAAACGAAGAAATCATCTCCAAATTCAAGCAAGCTCGAaggttcatcttcttcatcaagaaTGGCCACTTCATATGCTACCATGACCTTCAACTCAATATATGACCGGAGCAATTAA
- the LOC118043417 gene encoding cold-responsive protein kinase 1 isoform X3, with protein MDLYGTEVSESQNICCYTHRELQRATDNFNSANKVGEGGFGSVYKGILKDGTVAAIKVLSAESRQGLREFLTEIKVIADIEHNNLVKLYGYCADGNHRILVYGYLENNSLAQTLLGGGHSSIKFSWSTRRKICVGVARGLAFLHEEVQPHIVHRDIKASNILLDSELEPKISDFGLAKLFPSHLTHISTQVAGTTGYLAPEYAIRGQLTRKADIYSFGILLLEIVSGRSNTNWRLPTEEQCLLKRVWVFYEKGELVNLVDTSLGRDYDAEEACKYLKIGLLCTQEVSKLRPLMSNVVSMLMGEMDVNDKISKPGLLSEFRGFKGDKKQKDREQNDKWETKKSSPNSSKLEGSSSSSRMATSYATMTFNSIYDRSN; from the exons ATGGATTTATATGGTACAGAGGTTTCGGAGTCACAGAACATTTGCTGTTACACTCATAGGGAATTGCAAAGGGCAACTGACAACTTTAATTCAGCCAATAAAGTTGGAGAGGGAGGTTTCGGTTCTGTCTACAAG GGAATACTTAAAGATGGCACCGTGGCTGCCATAAAGGTGCTGTCAGCTGAATCAAGGCAAGGTTTACGGGAGTTCTTAACAGAAATAAAAGTGATAGCAGATATAGAGCACAATAACCTGGTTAAATTGTATGGTTATTGTGCAGATGGAAACCATAGAATTTTGGTCTATGGCTACCTTGAGAATAACAGCCTTGCACAAACACTTCTCG GTGGAGGCCATAGCAGTATCAAATTCAGTTGGTCTACAAGGCGCAAAATATGCGTTGGAGTTGCACGAGGGCTTGCATTCCTTCATGAGGAAGTCCAGCCACATATTGTTCATAGGGATATTAAAGCAAGTAACATTCTCCTTGATAGTGAGCTCGAGCCCAAAATATCAGACTTTGGTCTTGCAAAACTTTTCCCATCCCACCTGACTCATATAAGCACACAAGTTGCTGGAACTAC AGGATATCTGGCTCCAGAATATGCAATTCGAGGTCAGCTGACAAGGAAAGCTGATATTTACAGTTTCGGTATTCTATTGTTGGAAATTGTTAGTGGGAGGTCCAACACAAATTGGCGGTTGCCCACAGAAGAGCAATGCCTGCTTAAAAGG GTATGGGTATTTTATGAGAAAGGGGAGCTGGTTAACTTGGTGGACACATCGTTGGGAAGGGATTATGATGCTGAAGAGGCTTGCAAGTACCTGAAGATAGGTCTTCTTTGCACCCAGGAAGTGTCAAAGTTGCGTCCCTTGATGTCTAATGTTGTCTCGATGTTAATGGGTGAGATGGATGTGAATGACAAGATATCAAAGCCTGGCTTGCTGTCTGAATTCAGGGGTTTCAAAGGTGACAAAAAGCAGAAAGACAGAGAACAGAATGACAAGTGGGAAACGAAGAAATCATCTCCAAATTCAAGCAAGCTCGAaggttcatcttcttcatcaagaaTGGCCACTTCATATGCTACCATGACCTTCAACTCAATATATGACCGGAGCAATTAA